One window from the genome of Mastacembelus armatus chromosome 18, fMasArm1.2, whole genome shotgun sequence encodes:
- the LOC113139577 gene encoding zinc finger protein OZF-like — protein sequence MASLSSLSLLGFRQLSVCLVDCMKTPAGLRLVVKQEPEGWGVSKPQHSQEDDPSDTFAPVEPHDIEDIEASEPGESQQENVYEPQYHHCEHCGKSFARKSNVIRHQRHHCRATVNQPESEQTERTVYSCSKCSLTFQTSRDLKLHARVHKAKGEEISEEAPRERRHACTQCNKSFYVLQTLRQHLLTHTGEKSFSCKVCGKQFGREGTLKEHQLIHTKEKPFKCEQCGKSCARRGDLKVHMLSHSDERPYSCSYCAKTFKHQAKLKQHERVHTGEKPYQCKLCSKRFRIQMSLAAHQYIHTGEKPFKCTLCPKAFSVRNNLKKHQMIHSGDKPYHCSHCSKRFRLMQHLVVHERGHTGEKPYVCDKCGKGYAHPSALKTHQSTHKDKPPRCSLCRQDFTELRELNNHKCGRTAEKPHCCSQCGKCFSQAVNLKKHQLIHSGEKPFDCKECGKQFNHKSNLTKHLRIHTGEKPFECEHCKRCFRLQQHLTTHRLTHKTD from the exons GCTGGGGAGTTTCAAAACCCCAACACAGTCAGGAAGATGACCCTTCAGACACCTTTGCCCCAGTGGAGCCACATGACATTGAAGATATAGAAGCTTCTGAACCAGGAG AGAGCCAGCAGGAAAATGTGTATGAACCTCAGTATCACCACTGTGAGCATTGTGGGAAATCCTTTGCAAGAAAGAGCAACGTCATCAGACACCAGAGACACCACTGCAGAGCCACAGTGAACCAGCCAGAGTCAGAACAGACAGAGCGGACGGTGTATTCATGCAGCAAATGCAGTCTTACTTTTCAGACTTCACGGGACTTAAAGCTGCATGCACGAGTTCACAAGGCTAAAGGAGAAGAAATCTCAGAAGAGGCTCCACGAGAGAGGCGTCACGCCTGCACGCAATGCAATAAGAGCTTCTATGTGTTGCAGACCCTGCGGCAGCACCTCCTCACCCACACTGGAGAGAAATCTTTCAGCTGCAAGGTATGTGGTAAGCAGTTTGGGAGAGAAGGCACTCTGAAGGAGCACCAGCTGATCCACACCAAGGAAAAGCCGTTTAAATGTGAGCAATGTGGGAAGAGCTGCGCCAGAAGGGGAGACCTGAAAGTACACATGCTCAGTCACTCTGATGAGAGGCCATACAGCTGCAGCTACTGTGCAAAAACCTTCAAGCACCAGGCAAAACTGAAACAGCACGAACGTGTCCACACGGGGGAGAAACCATACCAGTGCAAGTTGTGTTCAAAGCGGTTTCGAATCCAGATGTCGCTGGCTGCGCACCAGTACAttcacacaggagagaaaccaTTCAAGTGCACCTTGTGCCCCAAGGCCTTCAGCGTCAGGAACAACTTGAAAAAGCACCAGATGATTCACAGTGGGGATAAACCATACCACTGCTCGCACTGTAGCAAGCGCTTCCGTCTCATGCAGCACCTTGTTGTTCACGAACGTGGCCACACGGGGGAAAAACCCTACGTGTGTGACAAATGTGGGAAAGGTTACGCCCATCCATCGGCTCTGAAGACACACCAGTCTACTCATAAGGACAAACCACCTCGCTGCTCCCTGTGTAGGCAGGACTTCACTGAGCTTAGAGAACTGAACAATCACAAGTGTGGAAGAACAGCAGAGAAGCCTCACTGCTGCTCCCAGTGTGGCAAGTGCTTTTCCCAGGCTGTGAACCTGAAGAAACACCAGCTGATCCACTCTGGTGAGAAACCGTTTGACTGTAAAGAGTGTGGGAAGCAATTCAACCACAAGAGTAACCTCACCAAGCATCTACGTATCCACACAGGTGAAAAGCCGTTTGAGTGTGAACACTGTAAGAGGTGCTTTAGGCTCCAGCAGCACCTCACAACCCACAGATTAACGCACAAGACAGACTGA